In Parerythrobacter aestuarii, the sequence TTGTCGTAGATACCATTGCTGGTAATCGAAGTGCCATCCGGAGAGATGAGAAAATATTCAGCCGACGAGAGGCCCAGCTGGCCGAGCAGGACAGTGTCGGACCGCGGAATTGTAAGCAGCGAGGCGGCACTGCCGAGACCGGCGTAGTAGCTGCCATTCTGGGTAATCTCACCACTGATCAGCTCAAACGTGCTCAGCGGCGCCCATCCGCTCCATCCCGGCAGGATGTTCTGCGAGATTTGCAGCGTGTCCTCGTCGCTCCAGGTGATGTCGGCAAAGGTGTAGTCACTTCCTGTGACCGTAAACACATATTCATCCGCACCGAATGTGCTCAGGTCGACAATGTAGAAGCTGACATCCGCCGTGTTGCTGGTCCACGAGTTGGATTGGCTCACATTCGCCGCAACTTCTTCGACGATTGCCAGCTGTGTACCGTCAGGTGAAAGCGAGAGCGCCCCGAGATCGTGGCCCACCTCGACTTCGTAAAGCAGATCGCCGCTCTGCGCATCGTAGACCCGCAGGAAGCCATCATTACCGGCGACATAAATTACCGTACCATCGGGACTCAATACCCAGTTCTCATCACCATCGGTGGCGATCAGGACGTCGACCATTCGCAAACTCCATGAATGGCGCTGCCGCGCGCAATGTGGTTGAATTTTTCAGGATGCGACCCTGCTCTGTCTTTAGGGAAAGGGCTAACACAAAAAAGCCTGTGGTCAATCCAGATAATTCAATGAATTATGAACAATTCACAACAAGCCGAAACCGCGGTTTCTTGCCGCTGGCGCTGGACTATCTTCGCAAACCTACAGCGAATTCTTGATCGCGATAGTCGACAGCGCGACATTCGAAAGCGTGGACAGGAACTTTTGCAGGTCAGCCCCCGGCGCGCTGGACACATAGAGCACATCGTCATCGCGAATGGCAAAATCCTGCGCTGCAAAGAAGCCAGCGGCATCGGACAAGTCCAGGCGATAGACCACCGGAATCCTGCCTTCCTGTGTCGCTTGCGCCGAGGCCGCCACCGCCGGATCGAGCGCGCCGGCTTCTTCGAAGCGGAACACGAACACACCGCGAATATCAGCACGATCATCGCGCAAGCCGCCAATGCGGCCGAGCGCCTGCGCCAGCGAAAGGCCGGAGCCTTCAAACGGCACCTCGGCATTGCGCGCCACCGCACCCAACGCGATGAAGCTGTAGGGCTGGTGGATCACCGTCAGCACGTCATTGGCCCGCAAGGTGACGTTCTGGGCAGGATCGAGGATCACGGCATCCAGCGCCATGGTCGCAGCCTTGGCACCGCGGGTCAGGCGCACGGTCGTCTTCTCGACATCCTCGGTTGGGCCGCCGGCTTCGGCCAGCACATCGAGCAGCCTCTCACCGCGCGCGGTCAGCGGCACGCGCTGGCTAGTGGCAACCTTCCCAAGCACAGTCACGGTACTGGCTTCATTGTCGACCACACGGACGATTGCCTGCGGATCGTGGGCTTTGCCCCGCAGGCGACCGACGATGGCGTCCTGCACCTGCGACGGAGTGCGGCCTGCCACTGCAACCTTGCCTGCAAAGGGTACCGCGATGGTGCCGTCTTCATCGACCCGCTGGTCAGGAAGGACCTCCGCTTCTGCCACCGTGCCGCCTGCGCTTGCCCGTGGGTCCGCTGCAGCGCCGAACAGGACCGCCGGCGGCGCTTCCCACAAGGTCACGCTGACGACATCGCCGCGTTCGATGAGCGGCGCGCCAACCCCGGCATCACCAAAAACTTCGGCAAAGCTGGTCGCACGCGAAAAAGCGGTGATACGGCTGGTCGTTGCCCGGTCAAGCTCGACCACAGCGATGTCGGTTCCGGCGTAGCTTTCCTGCCCGGCGTTGCTGATTGTATCCGTCCCCGGCCCTGCCGCACCGAAAGACGAGCAACCCGCCATCAGGGCAGCGCTACCGGCCAGCAGGGCAAGGCGGAGCGATTGAGCGGTGTTTTCCATCACAGGAACCTCGAATAGACCGCGCTGAGACGATCGCGATACTTGTCGGGACTATAGCGCTCCGCCTGGGCAATGCCACGTTCGACCAGCTCGGCGCGCAGGTCCGCATCGGCGTCAAGCTCGCGGATCGCGGCGGTGATGGCCTGCGTATCATAGGGGTCGACCATCCGTGCGGCATCGCCGGCGACTTCGGGGAGCGAGCTGGTGTTCGAACAGATTACCGGGGTCTGGAGCAGCATCGCTTCCAGCGCAGGCAGGCCGAATCCTTCGTAGAGCGAAGGAAACAGCGCCCCCTTGGCACCGCGAATGAGGCTGACCAGCAGGCTGAACGGCGCATAATCCAGTCGGATGATTCGCTTGCGCGCGCCGCGGCGACGCTCGACATTGCTGGACGCAACAAAGGTATCCTGTTCCCACTTGCCTTCATTCAGCAGCGCAAGTTCCTTTTCCGCCTTCCAAGCCTGCGCGCCGATAATCACAAGCGGCGTTTTCACTTCGCTCGCCATGTAGGCTTCGATCATGCGGCCGATGTTCTTCTTGGGCTCAAGCGAGCCCCAAAACAGGAAATAGCCCTTATAGCCAAAACCCGTGATCCCCTCGACTTCGCGGGCGACCTGCTCTTCGGGCTTGTCGCGATACTTGGCGGGGATCTGCACCGACTGGTAGGTGTTGGTGATCCGCTCTTCAGGGATACCGACCAGCTCGACCAGGTCGCGCTTCGAATTTTCCGAGACTGTCACGACGTGCTCGGCCCGCTCGCCGATCAGCTTCATCAAGCGCAAGTACCGCCGCTTGTTGTCGAGCGTGGTGTAAGGCAGCTTCAGCGGCACGAGGTCGTGCATGGTGTAGATATTGGGCACCTTGGGCACCCGCACCGGCAGCGGATAGGTCCAGTGCGCAAGATCGGGCCGCTGGGGCAGGTTGACGTTGAGCAGCTTCTTCCACAGCCAGAATACCGCCTGCCCGTTCTGGAATACCTCGCTGGCGTTGTAGATGGCATCGAAATAGGGCAATCGCGCGCTGAAGGTGCGGCTGACGACGCGCCCGGTGATCGGCACTTGCTTGGCCTTGTAGCTCAGCGGGAAGCGCAGGGCCTGCTTGGCCCGTTCCAGCAGTTCGAAGATGCGCGCCTGTTCGACCGGCCCATCGAAAAACGAGATTTCGTGCAGCAGATCATCGCGCACATGGGTCCCGCGATTGCCATAGAGCACTGCGACCTGATGACCGAGGGCGTTGAGTTCGTAGCTTAGATTGCGGGCATAGGTGGCAACCCCGGTGCCCTTCTCGAGCCCGAGGTTATAGCCGTCGATGAGAATGGTCTTTCTAGTGTCCGGCATAGTCAGTGAACCAAGGCGCTGCCCGCCCCTGTCCGTTGGGGAGCGATTTCGAGGGCGGCTACGGTCTTTGGCCAGTCAGCGAACGCACCGGCACTTCTGAGCCTGTGCAAGAGCTCTGCCGGGGTATCTTGGTCGAGCACTGGCTGCGCAAAGATGCAGCAGACGCGGCGGGCCATTGCTTCGGACGGTTGTGCAACCGCTCTGCGAGTGTTCGGCCCGGCAGCGAGAATAGCGCCGAGCGCGTCCAGTGTATCGCACGCGCGCATGACCTCCAGAGAGCCCACCGGGGCTGCCTGGAACAGCCACCCTAGCGCCTGGACATCCGGCATTGCCGGTGGCTGCAATGATGCCTTGCCGGCCAGCGGCCCGCGCAGCGGTGCCGCCTCGGCATCGCCCAGCCGCTCCATCACGAACACCGCGTGCTCTTCCACATCGGCCAATGGCTCGCCCAGCGCGATCGCAGTGCGATAGGCGGTCTCTGCCTCGGCAAAGTGGCCTTGCTCCTTCTCCATGTGGCCAAGCTGGGTCCAGTAGCTGCGCTGATACGGATAGAGCGCCAGCGCGCGGGTGTAGTCCTCGGCCGCCTCGGCCCACTTGCGTTCATCGCGGGCCCAGTCGCCCTGCTGCACCAGCGCCCGGAACCGCTCGTCGCTGAGCGCCGAATGCTGCGAGGAATCGATCATCCGCGCTCGGTTCGATGTGTCGACGGGCACTGGATCAGCCTCTGTATCGGCCCCGATCAGTTCCTTGTAAGTGGCATAAGCCTGCTCGAAATCGCCGAACTGCTGCAACCTGCCTTCGTGCAGGATCGCCCAGCGGTTGCAGTGTTCTCGCAAGTATCCGGCATCGTGCGAGATGATGATCATCGCCCGGTCGCTGCGCACCTCGAAAAGCTCGCGATTGCAGCGATCATGGAAGCGCGCGTCACCGACGGCCCCGATTTCGTCGATGAGGAAACAGTCGAACTCGATGATCATGGAAATGGCAAACGCCAGCCTCGCGCGCATGCCGGACGAATAAGTCCGCACCGGTTCGCGCAGATAGGGCCCCAGTTCGGCGAAATCCTCGACGAAGGCGAGGTTGCGTGCGAAATCCTGGTCGTAGACCGAGGTGATGAAACGGACGTTGTCGATACCGGTAAGCTGCGGCTGGAATGCACCGCCGAAGGCCAGCGGCCACGAGACCGACATGCTGCGTTCGATTGAACCCGAAGTTGGCTTTTCCGCTCCGCTGACCAGCCGGATTAGAGTCGACTTGCCCGCGCCGTTGCGACCGAGGATGCCTAACCGTTCACCCTTTGCCAGCTCGAAGTCGATCCCTTCGAGCACGCGCTTCTGGCCGAACCGGGTCGGATAACTCTTATGGAGGTCGCGGACACGGATCATTCGGGCACCACCCGGCGAGCAACCCAGCGTTCTGTCAGCAAGGCTGCCACCGACAGCGTGAGGTTGACGCTGACGAGATAGCCGATGTCGTAGATCGCCCGCGCCTGCGATCCGAACCAGCCTTCACGTACCAGCTCGACGCCGTGCACCGTCGGGATCCACAGCACGATTTCCTGCGCAAACACAGGCAGTGCATCGACCAGGAAGGCCGCCCCGGAAAGCGGGAAAAGCAGGTAGGAAAACGGGTGCCACAGCTTGTCCACCAGCTCGCTCTCATGCGAAAGCGCGCCAAGGAAAGTCGCCAGAGCGGAGCCAAACCATGCCAGCAGCAACCAACCGCCAGCAACAGTCAGGAAGTCCTCCGGCGGGGTCAACATCCCGACGGACATAAGAACGAGCGCAAGCACCGCGAAGGAAATGGTCGCTCCGCCGAATTCCAGCAGCAGCCGCGCAAAGTAGACGTCCAGCACCTTGATGTTGCGGTGGTACATCAGCGACAGGTTCGCCCACAGCGCGCCGATGCAGCGGCCCGGCATGTTCCGCCACAGCAGCACACTGGAATAGCCGGTCAACGCGAAGGCGACGATCGGCAGGTCGCTGCCGTGGACGGATTTGGTCGCAGTCCACAACGCAGTGACACCGAGCGTGAACAGCATGGGTTCCACGAACAGCCACAGGAAGCCGATGTTGTGCCGGCCGTAGCGCGTGAGCATCTCGCGTACGAGCAACGCACCGATAATGCGCTTGTTGCTTCGCAGGCTATCGACCAGCGTGGCCGGGCGAGGTGCGCTGCTCGCCATCAGTCGCGGTGCTCGCGAATACCCACCAGCAACATGGACAGCACGCCCCAGGCCAGCAGGCCCAGCAGCAAGGTAGCGAAGATATTACGCCAGCGGCGGGGATAGGTGGCGTAGTCAGGCAGCGAGGGGTTGGCGATCCGTTCGACATAGGCCTGCTTGCGCCGCGCCTCGGCTTGGGCATCCTGCAGAGAGGCCAGCGCTATGGCGAGCTGCTGTTCGGCAAATTGCGAGGCCAGCGTCAGCTCCTGATAACGCGCGGCATTGGCGGAGAGCGAACCCGATCCGCCGGCGATACGCTTGGTCTGCCGCGCAATTTCGCGCTCCAACTCAGCGACCTGGGTCTTGAGGAAGGGAATTTGCGATGCGCGCGGGGTGTAGGTCCGCATCTGCAGCAACTGGGTGCGGGTCGCGATCAGCTCTTCCTGGAGTTGGGAGATAGTTTGCAGGCCCACTTTGGCCTGCATTTCAGGGTCGATAACGCCTTGCCGATCACGAAATGTGGCCAGAGCCAACGAAGCGCTCTTCGCTTCCCTGCGGGCGTCGATCACCTCCAGCTCCGAGAAGCTGATAGCGTCGGTCCGCGCCCGCTCAGAAAGCAAGTTGACCAGCGCTTCGGATCGCCGCAGCAAACGCTCATTGATCTCCTTGGCGGCCTGCGGATCGAAGGCTTCGACCCGCAGCCGCAGAACCAGCACGCTCTGGCCATCCTCGATCGCCAGCTTCTCGCCGAAATATTCGTACAGCTCTTCGAAGCTGTCACCACCGAGGCCGCCGAAGCGATCGACGAAGAAGATGTCGCCCTTGCCATATGCATTGCGGACAAAGCCGTCCTTGTCGATCTCCTCCAGCGCTGCGCGCGAGCGGAGGAATTCGCGCACGGCGTTGCTTTCCTCTGTCGCCCCGGTGATCGCACTGGCGCCGAAGACAGAGCCGAGTGGCGAGGTATCGGGCTTCGACGGGCTACGCACGATGATGCGCGATTCGGAGACATAGATGTCCTCCGCCAGTGCACCGAAATAGACCACCGCCAACAAGGTCGGCAGCGCTACCACCGCCAGGAATAGCGGGCTGATGGATTTTAACCTGTCCAGCACTGTGATTCTCGACCCCGTCATCCCGCCCACAAGGTGACTTTGTAGGGGCGATTGCGGTCAGGGGCAAAACCCTTCGCTTCGATTCCGCTTTGCAGACCTTCCAGCCAGGCGTCGAGGCTCGTGAAGTGCTCCGACCAGCTCGGAGGATGGAACTGCGCCATCAGTCCCATTTGCCGTTTGCGTCCAGGGCCGTCCTCGCAAAACTCCGCAATCGCATCGGTCCAGCCATCGACATCATGGGAAGCGAGCAGCCTGGGTATCCCTTGTCCGATTTCGCGAAAGCTCGGCAAGTCGCTGGCAATCACCGGAACCCGCAGCTTGAGCGCTTCAACCATCGGCAGGCCGAAACCCTCGGCCATGGTCGGCAACAAGGCTGCGCGCGCGCTGACCAAAAGCCGCGCGAGTTCGCCGTCGTCAAGGTTGGTCCTGACTTCCACAACCCGGCGCAGGCGCAGGTCCGTCGCCAACTTGGCGCGCACCTCGCCCGATCCGATCCCCCAATTCCCGGCGAGGACCAGCTTCGGAGCATGATTGCCCATTCTGGCAACAAGCTGCGACCATACCTTGAGCAACAAGTGATGGTTCTTGCGCCTTTCGATCGTGCCAATGGCAACGAAAGTCGGAATGCGACTTGGCGAAGACCGCAGCGGCACTGGCAACCGCGCCCCGGCAATGGGTGCTGCCAGCATCGGTGGCAGCGACAAACCTTCGCGGGTAGCAAAGCCCCTGACTTCGGCCGCAGTGGCGTTGGAATTGACGATTATCCCGGCCGCTTCCTGCAAGGCGCGAACCACCCTTCCTCGATGGCGCGCGGTCTTGTGCGGCGTTGTCACGTGCGGATGAGTGACCGGAATCAAGTCGTGCAGCAGGTAGATCGGACGAAGACCTCGACGCTCCACCCAACGCCAATGGGCGTCGAGATCGAAATCGGAGTGCCCGACGTTGAGATAGAGTGAGCCGCGTGTAAGCTCCCGATCGACCGGGCGAGCCAGCTGCCGCAGGTGCAACGCCGCGAATGTACGGCGGAATTGGCTCGTTGGGGCATCCAGCGCTGCAAAGAGGCGGATGGAGGCTGCGCGATCAAACACGATCGGGCGTCCGCGCACTTGCAACACTGCCAAGGCTTCGCCTGCAAAATGTGCGGCATAGGCATCGCACACGCGATCGATACCACTGGGTGTGCGCCCGCTCCACCGGCGCCCTGCCGAACGGGTCAGATCAAGGAGCAGCGGGGCCGTCATGACACCGCCGCCTCCGCAGCGAAAATCTCCGGCAACTCGGCTCGGACCTGCGATGTCGCCATCTCCAGCATCGGCGGATCATCGATATCAATCCACCACGCTTCGCCAATATCGACACTCGCAGCCTGACCCCTATCAGCGAGCCGCTGCATACCGTCCGACAATGACCCCGGCATTCCGTCATGGATCGCCGACTGGATGGCCTCCGGCAGCGCCTGCGAAGCGCGGAACACCCCGCAGTCGACAGCATCATAAGTTGTCAGGTGTTTGCCGATCCGGTCGATCGTGCCGTCAATACGGGTTGCCACCCAGGTCGCATCGTCGGGA encodes:
- a CDS encoding polysaccharide biosynthesis/export family protein, which produces MENTAQSLRLALLAGSAALMAGCSSFGAAGPGTDTISNAGQESYAGTDIAVVELDRATTSRITAFSRATSFAEVFGDAGVGAPLIERGDVVSVTLWEAPPAVLFGAAADPRASAGGTVAEAEVLPDQRVDEDGTIAVPFAGKVAVAGRTPSQVQDAIVGRLRGKAHDPQAIVRVVDNEASTVTVLGKVATSQRVPLTARGERLLDVLAEAGGPTEDVEKTTVRLTRGAKAATMALDAVILDPAQNVTLRANDVLTVIHQPYSFIALGAVARNAEVPFEGSGLSLAQALGRIGGLRDDRADIRGVFVFRFEEAGALDPAVAASAQATQEGRIPVVYRLDLSDAAGFFAAQDFAIRDDDVLYVSSAPGADLQKFLSTLSNVALSTIAIKNSL
- a CDS encoding glycosyltransferase; amino-acid sequence: MTAPLLLDLTRSAGRRWSGRTPSGIDRVCDAYAAHFAGEALAVLQVRGRPIVFDRAASIRLFAALDAPTSQFRRTFAALHLRQLARPVDRELTRGSLYLNVGHSDFDLDAHWRWVERRGLRPIYLLHDLIPVTHPHVTTPHKTARHRGRVVRALQEAAGIIVNSNATAAEVRGFATREGLSLPPMLAAPIAGARLPVPLRSSPSRIPTFVAIGTIERRKNHHLLLKVWSQLVARMGNHAPKLVLAGNWGIGSGEVRAKLATDLRLRRVVEVRTNLDDGELARLLVSARAALLPTMAEGFGLPMVEALKLRVPVIASDLPSFREIGQGIPRLLASHDVDGWTDAIAEFCEDGPGRKRQMGLMAQFHPPSWSEHFTSLDAWLEGLQSGIEAKGFAPDRNRPYKVTLWAG
- a CDS encoding ABC transporter permease, producing MASSAPRPATLVDSLRSNKRIIGALLVREMLTRYGRHNIGFLWLFVEPMLFTLGVTALWTATKSVHGSDLPIVAFALTGYSSVLLWRNMPGRCIGALWANLSLMYHRNIKVLDVYFARLLLEFGGATISFAVLALVLMSVGMLTPPEDFLTVAGGWLLLAWFGSALATFLGALSHESELVDKLWHPFSYLLFPLSGAAFLVDALPVFAQEIVLWIPTVHGVELVREGWFGSQARAIYDIGYLVSVNLTLSVAALLTERWVARRVVPE
- a CDS encoding glycosyltransferase family 4 protein, encoding MPDTRKTILIDGYNLGLEKGTGVATYARNLSYELNALGHQVAVLYGNRGTHVRDDLLHEISFFDGPVEQARIFELLERAKQALRFPLSYKAKQVPITGRVVSRTFSARLPYFDAIYNASEVFQNGQAVFWLWKKLLNVNLPQRPDLAHWTYPLPVRVPKVPNIYTMHDLVPLKLPYTTLDNKRRYLRLMKLIGERAEHVVTVSENSKRDLVELVGIPEERITNTYQSVQIPAKYRDKPEEQVAREVEGITGFGYKGYFLFWGSLEPKKNIGRMIEAYMASEVKTPLVIIGAQAWKAEKELALLNEGKWEQDTFVASSNVERRRGARKRIIRLDYAPFSLLVSLIRGAKGALFPSLYEGFGLPALEAMLLQTPVICSNTSSLPEVAGDAARMVDPYDTQAITAAIRELDADADLRAELVERGIAQAERYSPDKYRDRLSAVYSRFL
- a CDS encoding ATP-binding cassette domain-containing protein → MIRVRDLHKSYPTRFGQKRVLEGIDFELAKGERLGILGRNGAGKSTLIRLVSGAEKPTSGSIERSMSVSWPLAFGGAFQPQLTGIDNVRFITSVYDQDFARNLAFVEDFAELGPYLREPVRTYSSGMRARLAFAISMIIEFDCFLIDEIGAVGDARFHDRCNRELFEVRSDRAMIIISHDAGYLREHCNRWAILHEGRLQQFGDFEQAYATYKELIGADTEADPVPVDTSNRARMIDSSQHSALSDERFRALVQQGDWARDERKWAEAAEDYTRALALYPYQRSYWTQLGHMEKEQGHFAEAETAYRTAIALGEPLADVEEHAVFVMERLGDAEAAPLRGPLAGKASLQPPAMPDVQALGWLFQAAPVGSLEVMRACDTLDALGAILAAGPNTRRAVAQPSEAMARRVCCIFAQPVLDQDTPAELLHRLRSAGAFADWPKTVAALEIAPQRTGAGSALVH